One region of Oncorhynchus mykiss isolate Arlee chromosome 8, USDA_OmykA_1.1, whole genome shotgun sequence genomic DNA includes:
- the si:ch211-212g7.6 gene encoding sphingosine-1-phosphate phosphatase 1 isoform X1, whose product MAKDLKTMFVRCCGYLQDPHHVASFQKLCGVQGSFPVKLSRKEWENDFFVNGACVKRHQDQSGNGEGHVGGQQIEGPLQRKSVTAGEQHKDCSNKLQHGTALVSGLGETPEQQTVSHEGNSQSSGCRLTGKSSKAVESDRENGDSSGRVKPLRRNSLTGDVGQEFIIQNKFLFYLFTFGSELGNEMFFIVFFPFLIWNVDAFVSRRILVVWIWNLFLGQSTKDIVRWTRPASPPVVKVEVFYNSEYSMPSTHAMSGTAIPFSLFLLTYGRWQYPFLFGLSLAICWSFLVCVSRVYMGMHSVLEVITGFLYSLLILAVFQSTLDQIDSFYLTSHHAPLVIVILHVGLGFLAFTLDSWSTSRGDTAQALGTGAGAALASHLNHQLGLLADPPLSSLPLALPPLSAALLARSLLRLLLGVVVLLATRAAMKAATIPLACRVFGLPAGDVRQARQHMEVELSYRYIVYGTVSFSCVCLVPLLFSYLNLS is encoded by the exons ATGGCGAAAGATCTAAAAACGATGTTCGTACGGTGTTGTGGGTATTTGCAAGATCCGCACCATGTAGCATCATTTCAAAAGCTCTGTGGTGTCCAAGGCTCATTCCCAGTCAAACTGAGCAGGAAAGAATGGGAAAATGATTTTTTTGTTAACGGTGCCTGCGTGAAACGCCACCAGGACCAAAGTGGAAACGGCGAGGGACATGTTGGCGGACAGCAAATCGAAGGTCCTCTGCAAAGAAAAAGCGTAACTGCCGGAGAACAACATAAAGACTGTTCAAACAAGCTGCAACATGGAACAGCTCtggtgtctgggttaggggagacACCCGAACAACAGACGGTTTCTCATGAGGGAAACAGTCAAAGTAGCGGCTGTAGATTGACTGGGAAGTCGTCCAAAGCTGTTGAGAGTGACCGCGAGAATGGGGACTCTAGTGGAAGGGTCAAACCACTTCGCAGGAACTCACTGACTGGGGATGTAGGCCAGGAGTTTATTATTCAGAATAAGTTCCTATTCTACCTTTTCACATTCGGGTCCGAGCTTGGTAACGAGATGTTCTTCATTGTTTTCTTCCCCTTCCTAATTTGGAATGTAGATGCTTTTGTCAGCCGGCGAATCCTTGTGGTCTGGATTTGGAATCTTTTCCTCGGCCAATCTACCAAAGACATTGTCCGCTGGACGCGACCAGCATCTCCGCCTGTGGTTAAAGTGGAGGTGTTTTACAACTCAGAGTACAGTATGCCATCAACGCATGCCATGTCCGGGACcgccatccctttctctctcttcctactcACGTATGGACGCTGGCAG TACCCTTTCCTGTTTGGCTTGAGTCTGGCCATCTGCTGGAGTTTCCTCGTCTGTGTAAGCAGAGTCTACATGGGCATGCACTCTGTCCTG GAGGTCATCACTGGCTTTCTATACAGCCTGCTGATCCTGGCCGTCTTCCAATCAACGTTGGACCAGATTGACAGTTTCTACCTGACGAGCCACCATGCACCACTAGTCATTGTCATCCTGCACGTAGGCTTAGGCTTCCTGGCGTTCACCCTGGACTCATGGAGCACCTCACGGGGTGACACAGCGCAGGCTCTGGGCACTGGGGCCGGGGCTGCCCTGGCCTCCCACCTCAACCACCAGCTGGGCCTGCTGGCCGACCCACCACTTTCCTCCCTGCCCCTGGCACTGCCCCCCCTGAGTGCTGCCCTATTGGCCCGCTCCCTGCTGCGCCTACTGCTTGGGGTGGTCGTCCTGCTTGCCACCCGGGCTGCAATGAAAGCAGCCACCATTCCGCTGGCCTGCCGGGTGTTTGGGCTGCCTGCTGGTGATGTACGGCAGGCACGGCAGCACATGGAAGTTGAGCTATCTTACCGCTACATCGTTTATGGCACTGTGAGCTTCAGCTGCGTCTGTCTGGTTCCCCTCCTCTTCAGCTACCTGAACCTCTCCTGA
- the si:ch211-212g7.6 gene encoding sphingosine-1-phosphate phosphatase 1 isoform X2: MAKDLKTMFVRCCGYLQDPHHVASFQKLCGVQGSFPVKLSRKEWENDFFVNGACVKRHQDQSGNGEGHVGGQQIEGPLQRKSVTAGEQHKDCSNKLQHGTALVSGLGETPEQQTVSHEGNSQSSGCRLTGKSSKAVESDRENGDSSGRVKPLRRNSLTGDVGQEFIIQNKFLFYLFTFGSELGNEMFFIVFFPFLIWNVDAFVSRRILVVWIWNLFLGQSTKDIVRWTRPASPPVVKVEVFYNSEYSMPSTHAMSGTAIPFSLFLLTYGRWQEVITGFLYSLLILAVFQSTLDQIDSFYLTSHHAPLVIVILHVGLGFLAFTLDSWSTSRGDTAQALGTGAGAALASHLNHQLGLLADPPLSSLPLALPPLSAALLARSLLRLLLGVVVLLATRAAMKAATIPLACRVFGLPAGDVRQARQHMEVELSYRYIVYGTVSFSCVCLVPLLFSYLNLS; encoded by the exons ATGGCGAAAGATCTAAAAACGATGTTCGTACGGTGTTGTGGGTATTTGCAAGATCCGCACCATGTAGCATCATTTCAAAAGCTCTGTGGTGTCCAAGGCTCATTCCCAGTCAAACTGAGCAGGAAAGAATGGGAAAATGATTTTTTTGTTAACGGTGCCTGCGTGAAACGCCACCAGGACCAAAGTGGAAACGGCGAGGGACATGTTGGCGGACAGCAAATCGAAGGTCCTCTGCAAAGAAAAAGCGTAACTGCCGGAGAACAACATAAAGACTGTTCAAACAAGCTGCAACATGGAACAGCTCtggtgtctgggttaggggagacACCCGAACAACAGACGGTTTCTCATGAGGGAAACAGTCAAAGTAGCGGCTGTAGATTGACTGGGAAGTCGTCCAAAGCTGTTGAGAGTGACCGCGAGAATGGGGACTCTAGTGGAAGGGTCAAACCACTTCGCAGGAACTCACTGACTGGGGATGTAGGCCAGGAGTTTATTATTCAGAATAAGTTCCTATTCTACCTTTTCACATTCGGGTCCGAGCTTGGTAACGAGATGTTCTTCATTGTTTTCTTCCCCTTCCTAATTTGGAATGTAGATGCTTTTGTCAGCCGGCGAATCCTTGTGGTCTGGATTTGGAATCTTTTCCTCGGCCAATCTACCAAAGACATTGTCCGCTGGACGCGACCAGCATCTCCGCCTGTGGTTAAAGTGGAGGTGTTTTACAACTCAGAGTACAGTATGCCATCAACGCATGCCATGTCCGGGACcgccatccctttctctctcttcctactcACGTATGGACGCTGGCAG GAGGTCATCACTGGCTTTCTATACAGCCTGCTGATCCTGGCCGTCTTCCAATCAACGTTGGACCAGATTGACAGTTTCTACCTGACGAGCCACCATGCACCACTAGTCATTGTCATCCTGCACGTAGGCTTAGGCTTCCTGGCGTTCACCCTGGACTCATGGAGCACCTCACGGGGTGACACAGCGCAGGCTCTGGGCACTGGGGCCGGGGCTGCCCTGGCCTCCCACCTCAACCACCAGCTGGGCCTGCTGGCCGACCCACCACTTTCCTCCCTGCCCCTGGCACTGCCCCCCCTGAGTGCTGCCCTATTGGCCCGCTCCCTGCTGCGCCTACTGCTTGGGGTGGTCGTCCTGCTTGCCACCCGGGCTGCAATGAAAGCAGCCACCATTCCGCTGGCCTGCCGGGTGTTTGGGCTGCCTGCTGGTGATGTACGGCAGGCACGGCAGCACATGGAAGTTGAGCTATCTTACCGCTACATCGTTTATGGCACTGTGAGCTTCAGCTGCGTCTGTCTGGTTCCCCTCCTCTTCAGCTACCTGAACCTCTCCTGA